One segment of Clostridium botulinum DNA contains the following:
- a CDS encoding viral A-type inclusion protein: MKKKVLICVLTIIAILVAVVFVNKMNSKTKEEQFSYKLEYVKSLKDIDESLPTVIFFKGLINEKESLEYEIMLKDLKEESDFNLVHVSLDYITNEEQENLINEYKIIEVPTIVLKDKNQTDIASYNHITYEKLQELINNLD, from the coding sequence ATGAAAAAAAAGGTACTGATATGCGTTTTAACAATAATAGCAATTTTAGTAGCAGTGGTATTTGTTAATAAGATGAATTCAAAAACTAAAGAAGAACAGTTTAGCTATAAATTAGAATATGTGAAATCTCTTAAAGATATAGATGAATCATTACCAACAGTTATATTTTTTAAAGGATTAATAAATGAGAAAGAGAGTTTGGAATATGAAATAATGTTAAAGGATTTAAAAGAAGAAAGTGATTTTAATTTAGTGCATGTAAGTTTAGATTACATAACTAATGAAGAACAAGAAAATCTTATAAATGAATATAAAATTATAGAAGTGCCAACTATAGTTTTGAAAGATAAAAATCAAACTGACATAGCAAGTTATAATCATATTACATATGAAAAACTTCAAGAACTAATTAATAATTTAGATTAA
- a CDS encoding LacI family DNA-binding transcriptional regulator — MAASIKDVAREAGVSIATVSRVLNDIDVVNEDTKKKVLDAIKLLGYRPNIIARSLKTQKTKTIGILLPDVSNQLYPEIVRGAEDVSNIYDYNVILCNSDLDIEKEKEYLRVLKEKMVDGVLYMSSSLQGEILELINELNLKTVLVETKDKESRLPSVTIDNIQGCYDSTKYLIKKGLKNIAFIGTEKNHMNAWGDRYIGYEKALKEEGIELDQDLVYLDTVKVKTGYEGIDNFINKNKKFDGIICASDEIAMGAINRLREKGYDVPKDVSVIGFNDNYAASIFYPKITTVSQPTYDMGSVAMRMLIKILNDKELETAHYVLEHELVERDSTI, encoded by the coding sequence ATGGCAGCTTCTATTAAAGACGTTGCAAGAGAAGCGGGAGTTTCGATAGCAACAGTTTCTAGAGTGTTAAACGACATTGATGTGGTTAATGAAGATACTAAAAAGAAAGTATTGGATGCAATAAAATTATTAGGATATAGACCTAATATAATAGCTAGAAGTTTAAAAACACAAAAAACAAAAACTATAGGGATACTATTACCTGACGTATCAAATCAACTTTATCCAGAGATAGTAAGAGGAGCAGAAGATGTTTCTAATATATATGATTATAATGTAATCTTATGTAATTCAGATTTAGATATAGAAAAAGAAAAAGAATATTTAAGAGTTCTAAAAGAAAAAATGGTTGATGGAGTACTTTATATGAGTAGTTCACTTCAAGGCGAAATTTTAGAATTAATAAATGAATTAAATCTAAAAACTGTACTTGTTGAAACTAAGGATAAAGAAAGTAGATTACCAAGTGTTACAATAGATAATATACAAGGATGCTATGATAGCACAAAATATTTAATTAAAAAAGGTCTTAAAAACATTGCGTTTATAGGAACTGAAAAAAATCATATGAACGCCTGGGGAGACAGATACATAGGATATGAAAAAGCTCTTAAAGAAGAAGGTATTGAATTAGATCAAGACTTAGTATACTTAGATACTGTAAAAGTAAAAACAGGATATGAAGGTATTGATAATTTCATAAATAAAAATAAGAAGTTTGACGGAATAATATGTGCATCAGATGAAATTGCTATGGGAGCAATAAATAGACTAAGAGAAAAGGGATATGATGTTCCTAAAGATGTTAGTGTTATAGGATTTAATGACAACTATGCAGCTTCAATTTTCTATCCAAAGATAACAACTGTTTCTCAACCAACTTATGATATGGGATCAGTTGCAATGAGAATGTTAATAAAAATATTAAATGATAAAGAGCTAGAAACAGCTCATTATGTACTAGAGCATGAATTAGTTGAAAGAGATAGTACAATTTAA
- the ileS gene encoding isoleucine--tRNA ligase produces the protein MYKKVDSSKGFVNMEHDVATLWNEKDIIKKSFDSNQDGEYFTFYDGPPTANGKPHVGHILTRVMKDIIPRYKVMKGYKVIRKAGWDTHGLPVELEIEKKLGISGKEQIEEYGVEKFVKECKESVFTYVSMWEKMTEQIGYWVDMEHPYVTYHNPYIESVWWALKQMWDKELLYEGHKVMPYCPRCGTALSSHEVAQGYKDVKDLTAIAKFKVQGEENKFILAWTTTPWTLPSNLALCINKAYTYIEAKVEEEVYVLAKDLADKVLGEDYEIIREFKGTELLGTKYEQLMPFGKVEGKAFEVIHGDYVTLTDGTGIVHIAPAYGEDDSLVAKANGIAFINLVDKEGKFVEEVTPWAGKFVKKCDDSICKWLEENNKLFKTARHLHSYPHCWRCDTPLLYYPKESWFVRMTSLRDKLLENNNKINWCPDNIRTGRFGKFLENVIDWGISRDRYWGTPLPIWECECGHKECIGSIAELKEKGINVPEDIELHKPYIDNVHLKCAHCGKEMKRTKEVIDCWFDSGSMPFAQLHYPFENKELFEQNYPAQFISEAVDQTRGWFYTLLAISTAVFDRNPFENCIVLGHVLDKKGLKMSKSKGNVVDPFEVLSSQGADATRWHFYTASAPWLPTRFSTDDVGESQRKFLSTLWNVYSFYVLYAEIDSFNPLEYADFKSENVMDKWIMSKLNTLIKTVDEKLNSYDITAAALSIEEFTDELSNWYVRRNRSRYWTETINDDKIGAYVTLYRVLVTLSKVAAPFVPFITEEIYQNLVVNLDNAAEESIHLTSWPQVDESAINKELEKEMDLAYTIVKLGRSARNGANIKNRQPLSEILVSVASLPEYYGDIITNELNIKAIKFGADLSEHVNFELKPNLPVLGRAYGKLIPGIRKEIAARNQMELAQKIKGGDVEVINVDGTEIELNSESILVTMQGLEGYAFAGEGEIGVVLDTHITNELREEGHVREVISKIQNMRKDKGFEVADKIKLYVANNELLLEIIKKFSDTIKKETLTSEIIYNENCDYTQTIINGENLDMTVEVVK, from the coding sequence ATGTATAAAAAAGTTGATTCTTCAAAAGGTTTTGTAAATATGGAACATGATGTAGCAACACTTTGGAATGAAAAAGACATTATAAAAAAGAGCTTTGACTCAAATCAAGACGGTGAATATTTTACTTTTTATGATGGCCCTCCAACAGCAAACGGAAAGCCACATGTTGGTCATATCTTAACAAGAGTTATGAAAGATATAATCCCAAGATATAAGGTTATGAAGGGTTATAAAGTAATAAGAAAAGCAGGCTGGGATACTCATGGTCTTCCAGTTGAACTTGAGATAGAAAAGAAACTTGGTATTTCAGGAAAAGAACAAATCGAAGAATATGGTGTAGAAAAATTTGTTAAAGAATGTAAAGAAAGTGTATTTACATATGTTAGCATGTGGGAAAAAATGACTGAACAAATTGGTTATTGGGTTGATATGGAGCATCCATATGTAACTTACCACAATCCATATATTGAATCAGTATGGTGGGCTTTAAAACAAATGTGGGATAAAGAACTTTTATATGAAGGACATAAGGTAATGCCTTACTGCCCAAGATGTGGAACAGCTCTTTCATCTCATGAAGTTGCTCAAGGATATAAGGATGTTAAGGACTTGACTGCTATTGCTAAGTTTAAAGTACAGGGAGAAGAAAACAAGTTTATATTAGCTTGGACAACAACTCCATGGACATTACCATCAAACTTAGCTCTTTGTATAAATAAAGCTTACACATATATAGAAGCAAAAGTGGAAGAAGAAGTTTATGTATTAGCTAAAGATTTAGCTGATAAAGTTCTTGGAGAAGATTACGAAATAATAAGAGAATTCAAGGGAACAGAACTTCTTGGAACTAAATATGAACAATTAATGCCTTTTGGTAAAGTTGAAGGAAAAGCTTTTGAAGTAATTCATGGCGATTATGTAACATTAACAGATGGTACTGGTATAGTTCATATAGCACCAGCTTATGGTGAAGACGATAGTTTAGTTGCTAAAGCAAATGGAATAGCTTTTATCAATTTAGTTGATAAAGAAGGTAAATTCGTAGAAGAAGTTACTCCATGGGCAGGTAAATTTGTTAAGAAGTGTGATGATAGTATTTGCAAATGGCTTGAAGAAAATAATAAGCTATTTAAAACTGCAAGACACCTTCATTCATATCCACATTGTTGGAGATGTGACACACCACTTCTTTATTATCCAAAAGAAAGTTGGTTTGTAAGAATGACATCTCTAAGAGATAAACTTTTAGAGAACAATAACAAGATTAATTGGTGCCCTGATAACATTAGAACAGGTAGATTTGGTAAGTTCTTAGAAAATGTTATCGACTGGGGTATTTCAAGAGATAGATACTGGGGAACTCCACTTCCAATTTGGGAATGTGAATGCGGACATAAAGAATGTATAGGAAGCATTGCAGAACTTAAGGAAAAGGGAATTAATGTACCAGAAGATATAGAACTTCATAAACCTTATATAGACAATGTACATTTAAAATGTGCTCATTGTGGTAAGGAAATGAAGAGAACTAAGGAAGTTATTGACTGTTGGTTTGATTCAGGATCAATGCCATTTGCTCAATTACATTATCCGTTTGAAAACAAAGAATTATTTGAACAAAACTACCCAGCTCAATTTATATCAGAAGCTGTTGACCAAACAAGAGGTTGGTTCTATACATTACTAGCAATTTCAACTGCTGTATTTGATAGAAACCCATTTGAAAACTGTATTGTTTTAGGTCATGTTCTTGATAAAAAAGGCTTAAAGATGTCAAAATCTAAGGGTAATGTTGTAGATCCTTTTGAAGTTTTATCTTCTCAAGGTGCAGATGCTACAAGATGGCATTTTTATACTGCAAGTGCTCCATGGCTTCCAACTAGATTCTCAACTGATGATGTAGGAGAATCTCAAAGAAAGTTCTTAAGTACTTTATGGAATGTATATTCATTCTATGTATTATATGCAGAAATAGATTCATTCAATCCATTAGAATATGCTGACTTTAAGTCTGAAAATGTAATGGATAAATGGATAATGTCTAAGTTAAATACATTAATTAAAACTGTTGATGAGAAGTTAAATTCTTATGATATAACTGCAGCTGCATTAAGTATTGAAGAATTTACTGATGAATTATCTAACTGGTATGTAAGAAGAAATAGATCTAGATACTGGACAGAAACTATTAATGATGACAAAATAGGAGCATATGTAACTTTATATAGAGTTCTGGTTACTTTATCAAAGGTTGCAGCACCATTTGTACCATTTATAACAGAAGAAATTTATCAAAATTTAGTGGTTAATTTAGATAATGCAGCAGAAGAAAGTATTCATTTAACTAGTTGGCCACAAGTTGATGAAAGTGCTATAAACAAGGAATTAGAAAAAGAAATGGACTTAGCTTACACAATAGTTAAGCTTGGTAGAAGTGCTAGAAATGGTGCTAATATTAAGAATAGACAGCCACTTTCAGAAATTTTAGTTTCAGTAGCATCACTTCCTGAATATTATGGTGATATTATAACTAATGAGTTAAATATTAAGGCAATTAAATTTGGAGCAGATCTTTCAGAGCATGTTAACTTTGAACTTAAGCCAAATTTACCTGTACTTGGTAGAGCTTATGGCAAATTAATACCTGGAATCAGAAAAGAAATAGCAGCTAGAAACCAAATGGAATTAGCTCAAAAGATTAAAGGCGGAGACGTTGAAGTTATAAATGTTGATGGAACTGAAATTGAGTTAAATTCAGAAAGTATTCTTGTAACTATGCAAGGTTTAGAAGGCTATGCTTTTGCTGGTGAAGGTGAAATTGGAGTTGTTCTTGATACTCATATTACAAATGAATTAAGAGAAGAAGGTCATGTAAGAGAAGTTATTTCTAAAATTCAAAATATGAGAAAAGATAAAGGATTTGAAGTAGCAGATAAAATAAAACTTTATGTAGCTAATAATGAATTATTATTAGAAATAATTAAAAAATTCTCAGATACAATAAAGAAAGAAACTTTAACTTCCGAAATTATTTATAATGAAAATTGTGATTATACACAAACTATTATAAATGGTGAAAACTTAGATATGACAGTTGAGGTTGTTAAGTAA